In Halobaculum magnesiiphilum, the following proteins share a genomic window:
- a CDS encoding M20 family metallo-hydrolase, giving the protein MNLTVDGDRLRDDIEATAAFGDIDAGEGRGRTVLVGTEANRRAREYLVDRMEAVGLDVTVDAVGNVAGTWIPDGADPEAAPVAAGSHLDSVPEGGIFDGPLGVYAALESVRAMQEADATPDRPVVVVCFTEEEGQRFADGLLGSSVAVGERTVEEALALTDDDGVTLEAALEDIGFRGEGRLDASEWGAFYELHIEQDTTLEEAGVPVGVVTTITGITHLDVEILGEANHAGATHMRDRTDALAAAAELVLDVEAAANDVVEVSSDSAVGTVGSLSVSPNATNVVPGHVEAGVDIRDVEYDSMETVVGAVRDTLARIEDERGVDTELARPFDLRPTPMAERLREATHRAGDGAGIDTLDLHSGAAHDTMYVADVTDASLLFAPSREGISHNPREWTDWDDCAAATRVLAGAIADVAGAE; this is encoded by the coding sequence ATGAACCTCACCGTCGACGGCGACCGCCTCCGCGACGACATCGAAGCGACCGCCGCGTTCGGGGACATCGACGCCGGCGAGGGCCGCGGGCGGACCGTCCTCGTCGGCACCGAGGCGAACCGCCGCGCCCGCGAGTACCTCGTCGACCGCATGGAGGCCGTCGGGCTCGACGTGACCGTCGACGCCGTCGGCAACGTCGCGGGCACCTGGATCCCCGACGGCGCCGACCCCGAGGCTGCACCCGTCGCCGCCGGCAGCCACCTCGACTCGGTGCCGGAGGGCGGCATCTTCGACGGCCCGCTCGGCGTGTACGCCGCGCTGGAATCGGTTCGCGCGATGCAGGAGGCGGACGCGACCCCCGACCGCCCGGTGGTCGTGGTCTGTTTCACCGAGGAGGAGGGCCAGCGCTTCGCGGACGGTCTGCTGGGCTCCTCCGTCGCGGTCGGCGAGCGCACCGTCGAGGAGGCGCTCGCGCTCACCGACGACGACGGCGTCACCCTCGAGGCGGCGCTGGAGGACATCGGCTTCCGCGGCGAGGGTCGCCTCGACGCGAGCGAGTGGGGCGCCTTCTACGAGCTGCACATCGAGCAGGACACGACCCTGGAGGAGGCCGGCGTTCCCGTCGGCGTCGTGACGACGATCACGGGGATCACCCACCTCGACGTGGAGATCCTGGGCGAGGCGAACCACGCTGGCGCCACCCACATGCGCGACCGGACGGACGCGCTCGCGGCCGCGGCCGAACTCGTCCTCGACGTGGAGGCGGCCGCGAACGACGTGGTCGAGGTGAGCAGCGACTCGGCGGTCGGCACAGTCGGCTCGCTTTCGGTGTCGCCGAACGCGACGAACGTCGTCCCCGGCCACGTCGAGGCGGGCGTGGACATCCGCGACGTCGAGTACGACTCGATGGAGACGGTCGTCGGCGCCGTCCGCGACACCCTCGCACGCATCGAGGACGAGCGCGGCGTCGACACCGAGCTCGCGCGCCCGTTCGACCTCCGCCCGACGCCGATGGCCGAACGCCTCCGCGAGGCGACCCACCGCGCCGGCGACGGCGCCGGGATCGACACCCTCGACCTGCACTCGGGCGCCGCCCACGACACGATGTACGTCGCGGACGTGACGGACGCGAGCCTCCTGTTCGCCCCCTCTCGGGAGGGCATCAGCCACAACCCCCGCGAGTGGACCGACTGGGACGACTGTGCCGCCGCCACACGGGTGCTGGCGGGCGCGATCGCCGACGTCGCCGGCGCGGAATAA